From a region of the Spirochaetota bacterium genome:
- the avd gene encoding diversity-generating retroelement protein Avd has translation MAKEIKEINALTKVYDLLLWIIPVLESFPRNQRFLLGNRIEESLLDIMDLIIQAVYTKEKMSYLKEANLMIEKLRYLIRLSKDFKYLSIKKYEYIFLEV, from the coding sequence ATGGCAAAAGAGATTAAAGAAATCAACGCGCTTACAAAAGTTTACGATCTATTACTATGGATAATCCCTGTTCTTGAGAGTTTTCCCAGAAACCAGCGTTTTCTACTCGGTAACAGAATTGAGGAGTCGCTGCTCGATATTATGGATTTGATTATTCAGGCAGTTTACACCAAGGAGAAAATGTCATATCTGAAGGAAGCTAACTTAATGATTGAAAAATTAAGATATCTCATACGACTTTCTAAAGATTTTAAATACCTGAGCATTAAAAAATATGAGTATATATTTCTCGAAGTATAA